In a genomic window of Thunnus thynnus chromosome 16, fThuThy2.1, whole genome shotgun sequence:
- the hikeshi gene encoding protein Hikeshi, whose protein sequence is MFGCLVAGRLVQTDAVQVSSDKFVFNLPDYETVNHVVVFMLGTVPFPADMGGAVYFSFPDPASGGPVWQLLGFITNDKPSAIFKISGLKAGEGGAHPFGSMASSSSSSSMAQVGVSVEPLQQLVQQIPVSGAAVSTVDSFMQFTQKMLDSLFNFAASFAVSQRQMTPNPAETFIPSSCILKWYENFQRRMSQNPNFWKN, encoded by the coding sequence ATGTTCGGCTGTTTGGTTGCTGGCAGGTTGGTGCAGACGGACGCGGTGCAGGTCTCCTCGGATAAGTTCGTGTTCAACCTGCCGGACTATGAGACGGTGAACCACGTGGTGGTGTTCATGCTGGGCACGGTGCCGTTCCCCGCGGACATGGGCGGCGCCGTCTACTTCTCCTTCCCGGACCCGGCAAGCGGCGGCCCGGTGTGGCAGCTGCTCGGCTTCATCACCAACGACAAGCCCAGCGCCATCTTCAAGATCTCCGGGCTGAAGGCCGGGGAGGGCGGCGCGCACCCCTTCGGCTCGatggcctcctcctcctcctcttcctccatggCTCAGGTCGGTGTGTCGGTGGAGCCGCTGCAGCAGCTGGTGCAGCAGATCCCGGTGTCCGGTGCCGCCGTGTCCACCGTGGACTCCTTCATGCAGTTCACGCAGAAGATGCTGGACAGTCTGTTCAACTTCGCCGCGTCGTTCGCCGTGTCGCAGCGGCAGATGACGCCGAACCCCGCGGAGACCTTCATCCCGTCCAGCTGCATCCTCAAGTGGTATGAAAACTTCCAGAGACGGATGTCCCAGAACCCGAACTTCTGGAAAAACTAA